The genomic region TTATGAAAGAATTGAAAACGGAAGAAGGACTCGGTCATGAAACTGATTGGGAAGCTTGGTACAAAGAGCAAATGCACGATTCTCTAGAAAGTGAAACTCAACGAATGACACTGATGATTGAGTGTATGATTACATCTCTCTCACAACTCAAACAAGAAGACATTTCTAATTACTGTCGCGAACGCTTAATCACTGACTCTTTCATTGGAACTGAAGCTAAACATGCCATTCTACAAAAACTGGCTCTTGAACACCACAGCGCACTTAAAATGGCTAACAAAGATTCGGCTTACGATGGCTATATCAATAATCAGCCGGTCATAATCAAGCACTACCATACCGCTCACGATGATTCTCTTGAAGAAATGACTCAAGCGAGTACAATCTTCTACGAGCTTCATGAAGATGAGATTGAACTGATGTATGAGATCGCTTGCTGAACGCCTAATCACAAACTATAAAGCCATGTACTTCTCCTTGAGATAAATTCATGTTTTTCTCTATCCTGCTATCCGTTTATGAACGAAGTATCCATAAACGGACTCTTAAAACCGAGCCTTGATTAATACACAAATAACTTATCAAGAATAAGTTATACACTATTACCTCATCTATGTAATCAAAATTGCTATCCTCATTTTATTTTATTAACATGAGGAATTTATGAAAAACATTAACTTACCAAAAATAATCCAAGGTGGCATGGGCATTGCCGTATCTGATTGGAAACTTGCCCAGTCTGTAGCTCAAGCAGGACAACTAGGCGTTGTTTCAGGAACTGCCATTGAAAATGTTATGATTCGTCGCTTACAAGACGGCCATACAGAGACAGTAAAAGCACTAGAGGCTTTCCCCATAGAAACATTAAGTCAAAAGATCATCGCGAAATACTATATTGCCGAAGGCAAAGCCGCAGACAAACCCTATCGTCTTGCTCCGCTCACATCCATTCCACTTAAGCCAGAGCTAACTGAGCTCTTAATCGTAGCTAATTTTTGTGAAATTTACATGGCTAAACAAAGCGGTGGTCAGGTTGGTATTAACTATCTAGAAAAAATCACTATGCCTTTACTTCCCTCACTCTATGGAGCCATGCTTGCAGGGGTTGATGCCGTATTGATGGGCGCAGGTATCCCCATCGCCATACCTGGCATCCTAGACCAACTTAGTAAAGGGGAGGCATGCCGCTTATCTGTACCCGTAACTGGAAAAAGTAATGATCAAGATTTTTCCCTAGATTTTGACCCGAAACAGTATTCATATAAAATTGGACTGGCACGCCCTGCATTTTTGGGGATTATCAGTAGTGAAATCGTGGCTAAAACAATGATTAAACGCGCCACTGGTTCTATCGAAGGCTTTATTATTGAATCTCATTTTGCAGGTGGCCATAACGCTCCTCCTAGAAAAGTAAAAGGACAAAGCCATGATGCCTTCAGCGATAAAGATTCCGTCGACCTTGAACGTTTCAAGAAACTCGATTATCCATTTTGGCTAGCGGGTAATTTTGGCAAACACAATGCTTTGCAGCAAGCTCAAGAATTGGGTGCTTATGGCATTCAAGTGGGCTCAGCCTTTGCCTATTGCGACGAATCGGGAATTAAGCCCGAAATCAAAGAACAAGTCATTAAAGAAAATGCAGCTAAAGGTCTCAATATTTATACTGACTTCAAAGCTTCTCCTACTGGCTATCCCTTTAAAATCATCAAGCAGACTTGGAAGAAAGCAGAACATGCACCTGAACGCAGACGAGTCTGTGACCTCGGCTATCTACGGGAAGCCACTGTCGACGACAAAGGTAAGCTTGAATACCGTTGCCCTGCTGAGTCCACAAAGAATTATCTCGCAAAAGGCGGCACCCTAGAAGAAACCGAAGGACGACAATGCTTATGTAATTCTCTTTTTGCCACCGTAGGTCTCGGTCAAGTGCGTAAAGACTTTATTGAGCCCCCACTCTTAACCGGCGGAGAAGATTTTTCTTTTTTAAATGAATTAACAAACGCAACAAAACTAAGCTACTCAGCCAAAGAAATTATCGAATTACTTTCCTCAGAA from Lentisphaera profundi harbors:
- a CDS encoding MjaI family restriction endonuclease — protein: MNHLHLSNSEFSILSSSGHFHSEDLLSHLLDIGARLLPAHKPDLSHVMKELKTEEGLGHETDWEAWYKEQMHDSLESETQRMTLMIECMITSLSQLKQEDISNYCRERLITDSFIGTEAKHAILQKLALEHHSALKMANKDSAYDGYINNQPVIIKHYHTAHDDSLEEMTQASTIFYELHEDEIELMYEIAC